The following DNA comes from Agelaius phoeniceus isolate bAgePho1 chromosome 7, bAgePho1.hap1, whole genome shotgun sequence.
TGACAAGGGATTTTAAATAATCTGAAGCTGAAATGAAGGAAGAAAACTAAGGCTGAgatttttgtattattttggTTTGGCTTTGAATGCTTTGTTGTTGCTTTTAAGAAATGGTGACAGCAACTACTGTGTTTGTAGTACTCATAGTTAATAGAAAGAGAATGGACAAATAATCACTCAAAAATGCTGCTTAGTATTAATAAAATGGTTGAATTTCTGTTATTTCTATTAATTTTGCTAATCTCCATTATTATTCTATGGAGCAAATTAAATTGCAGTATCTTTCCTCAGTTATGACCTATTCATTGAAATTCAGCTTGTTTTAGTGGCCAAAGAGGTGCTTTTGTTGTCATAGAGACCCTTTCTACACCTGTGGGGGTTTTTGCATAACACTCGAAATCAGGCCCTTAATTCTGCCCTGTTGCTGCAGTACCTAAGTCAGGCCAATGCCTCAAAAGCCTTACATTTTGACTTTTTATTGTCCTAGTTCAAAACAGAGGACAGATGAAGGAGCTGCTGTAAAGtacttaaataaaataaagcgaATAACAAGACTTTCCTTTTGCCAGTGGTTCTCTCTAAGCCTGTTTCATTTCTTGGCTATCCCTCAAGGTTTCTTAATAAATGTTCCCAGATTTGTTACTGCACCCACTTCCCTGTATTTTCAATACTCAGACCAGatactgaattatttttaagttACAAGATGCATATGATAATCACGTTTTTCTTCAGGAATCCAGTGTATTGAATAGTTCCAGTAGAGACTGGAGAATTGGAGAAAGGGACACCCGTGAAACTCCTTGGAAGCTTACAGCGTCGTCTCCAACGCGCTACTCAGGGACACTTGATCACCCTCATTCTGGAAGATTTTTGGGAAGCAGAAGCAGATTGGTGAGAACTGTTAATGTGTGAtaattggggaaaaatattgAAACCCCAGGGTTTTACTTTAGTCTTCCCAATctgaaaagctgccagcagggGCTCTCTGTAACATTTTCAGATAAGTAGATCTTACTAATTCAAGATGGAGCAAAAACTAGAAGATAGCAGTGTTTAAAAACATTCAGAGGATGAAAATAGTGATGTATATTAGTTTTACTAAGAGTTAAGAAATACATTTAAAGTCAGTAGCTTTGTAAAAgtccatttaaaaagaaaaaaggagggggTCATTGGAATCTCAGACATGTTATAGTCCCGTGGATGGCAAAGTTCATATTACTTATACTTGCTCCCTCAGATATTTCCCGGGGGGGGGTGTTTCTTGGGTGCTAGCTTTGTGAGTTAACACAATGTTCATGGGTTTGGAGACCTACTTTAGGAAATTTACTTGTGAGGTGTAGTTCATAGTCTGATTGTTCTTGCTTACAAGCAAAAGAATGGTTACTTGAGATTCAAGACTCAGGCCACGAGAGTTTGTCTTAAATGCGTTCTAGAATGTGCCTTGGTAACTCCAAGAATAAAGTAGTTTGCTTGTGGCATGCTTATGCATTGTAGAGTGACAGAGAAACACTTTAAAGCATGGtagaaatattaagaaaagcagaaaactgAACAAGTTTGGCAGGATgatagagaaataaaaattctaCTCACTTTCAAAGGGAAAGATGTTTGGGCTCACATCATTAAAGAGGTGTTGGTTTTCTTAGGTGAGTCAAAGGTGAAACACTGAGATATTGGAGGGTGAGGAGGGAAGAACTAGTGTGCACGTGTTGGCCTTCAGGGGAGGTCATGGTAGATGTCTACCTATAGTTTAAATGCAAATGGAATCTGTGCTTCTAAGTGGTCTACATATCTAGTTAAATTAGTGCTATGGTTTTCAAGGtaaaaaccctttttttcccccattaagGTTAATTATTCTCTTGAAGTAAATTCTAATGCAAGTGAACCTTGCAGAAGACACTCTGAAAATTCCACGTATCAAGTAGtaaatgattaaaaaataagTGATATGTTAAATAGAAGACTAATAAGGGAAAGTGTTCTGGTTTGTACTTGGTTTCTGAATGTTGGTttgtttccctgtttttttaTGATGAGATGAGGGAAATACTTAAAAGACTTCTTAGTGTGAAAGAGTAAGAAGTTGTGGCTTAAACTTAGTAAAAACCATAACTAAGTAGAAATAAACCACAGATATAATGTCCTCTAATTTGGTTGATCTTTAAAGGATCTTGGTTGTGGATAGTTTCTGGGAAGACAAACAGCTCAATTCAGCTTTTTGATTGAGcttacctttttcttttttatatgaaaaaaatgaaCCTGAAGTATTTAAAATAGAAGATGAATGCCTTAACTGTAAGTAACCAGATAAACAGCTTTGTAGGCTAttccaaacttttttttctagGTCCTATAGTGCTAGTTTTTGAGAACTGTTTTATTTCGGTGCTGTACACTGCAAAAGTTGCTTTGTACCTGTTCTTTTCTCTGAAATCCTTCAGTTGCGCTTAAGCTTGTTGTAATCAAAATATACTTGTTTCAAACAATTTTCCTGAGGCCCACTCCTTAGCTAATTATATTTTAGGTTGATAAAAAATAAGCTTTGGCCATTTCTGGACAGCAAGATATGTTCCCTTGGGGATCTGTAAAGCTACATTTGATTGTGTTTATAGCATCTTACAGGCCAGGAATataatttttccccctttttgcAACAATTTTTTGTTGTAAGCCACATCTAtctggaaaggaaataaaatgttgAATGTTACAGAAACTCACTTTTGTTGGTAGGACTGTATTGAGTAAACCTAGAAATACTAATCAAGAGCACAAGCATAATTCCTACtttatttttgaagaaaagGTTTTGTATCTAATGTTATTCTTCACAATGTTTGTGAGTTTTACGTTATGCACACTTTTGTGGAGTATAAGTGCATCTGATGTActatgtaatttattttttaatgttatttcaGTCTACATCTTCTTCTCATTTCACATCTGGGTGTTATGGTGAATCTGAGAGAACTCAGGGAGCATATCCAAGATTGCATAGCCAGCAGCAAGATAGTGATTCAAAGAGACCTAAACTATCTTGTACATCTACCTCTTCTGTGAGAAGTAATGGCTTGGCTGCCTTTTCAGGTGAGTGGTTGATTGCTTGAGCTGAGTTACATCAAAATTGTCTGAGTAGTAAGATGAGGTTTTACCAAGTTTTAAAAGACTTGCTTCAAATATTATGCCTTTATCTTTCttaattaatgaaaatttaTGCCTGTTTGAAGAGTATGTTCACAATGATAACAGCTTCCAAAGTTCCGAGTATGCTGTTTACATGGTCTTTGGAAAGTCCAGTTGTACTCATACCATTTCAGAATTATTACCTGTACCTATTCCATTTGTGGTCAAACTGAACTTCATGGCTCAAACAAACCTTCATTGGTTAGGATGTCAAGAAAAGAATAAGCGCAGCTGCTCTTATTTCATGAGTCAGATGGTGTCGATACATCAATGtgtgccagggacagcagaAAGGAAATCTTTACCATACTTAGCAATATGTTCAAGCGCAGCGTCATGGCTGGTTAGAGCACTGTTGTTAGGGGTCGGGGAAGAAAGTGTTCCTTTTTTAGCAGGGCCTGAACTCATTCTCTAGGTCCTGGCTAAAGAAACATTCTACACTAAGAGCTCTTTCAGGAAAACCTGAGACTTTCATTCAAGCTGTGGGTAAGTTCGTGAAACTTGGATAGACAGAATTTATGCAATATGCCAGCAGAAATCTAAAGCTCAGGAAGTAACGGTCAAAACCTtatgctgaaaatatttctaaaccATTTTGATACAGATCATTAAATTAATTCAGATTACCCTTGTGAGTATGGATTAATGggttattaaaaaaaccttatGGAATTGCATAGATatccaaataaaaattaataaattcttgCTCAAACCTCAGTATTATTGATACTTTCTTACTGTGTTAATAAAACGACAACATTAACATTTCTTGTGGTATAGGACTGTTTATCTTTCCGTTTCTATGTTGGTTGGTTGTCACACTGCCGACCAATGAGTgcttaaatttctttttctaagtTAGCAATGAAGTGATATCAAGGTGAATTTTTCAGAGTCATTGAAGACTCTTTTGGAACTAGAGTTTTGTCCCCAGCTGATGTATATAACAGCTTGCTATGCAGTTGTTGGAGCTGTTAGCAAAAACCAAGATCCATTTTTACGCTGAAGTGTTTTACTCTGTAATATGAACAAGGACAGTGCTAGTCATTGTTCTTAAAGTTGTGTCTAAACTGTATTTAAGCTTCATCAGCTGTTTTTATGAGAAACGAAATTTCATTTAAGTAATGTCAAGTAGAATGGCAGTATTTGCTAAGTCTCAAGCTGCTGTTTTGCTATAATGTGAAATCTTTAAAAACTAACAACCATTAGGAAGCAAGATGCTACTTCTCTTCCTCTTGTATCCTGTAAGAGTGTTAATGGGTCTGACTCTTCACAAAAGTATTTCTACTTTTTGTTTGATGTAGCTTTCAGAGCCAACTTTCTGCAAGATGAAGTAAGTGTCTGCATCAGCAGAGTGCACTTAGCTTTATGTTGGCAGCTGGGTCCTTGGTCAGCCTAGTGGTAATGTTAAACTTGCCCTTGATATGAATAGCGAAAATGTCTGTGTAAGTGTCAGTTTTAATGGAGTTTTAGATGATTACAAAACCAGGGGATTTGTTTACTTTTTCTTCCTAGATTCCTCCTGGAGATGTAGTAGGATTCCTAGATCTTCATCAGTAATGCTTGGCTCCCTTGGAACTGATCTGGTGAGAGAGCGAACACAGTTAGAAAGAAGAACAGATCTGTCTGTTAATAACCTGCTGGATCCCAGCTACGGAAACAGTGACTTTTCACCTTCAACATGTATGTTTCGTGTAACTGAAAGCTCATAAACCTACAGTTTGTATGGATTTTAGTTTCTTAACATGTTCATAGgttcacagaatgatttggttTGGAAGGCACCTTTtgttccacctcctgccatgggcagggacactttccactatcccagattgTTTAAAGCCTCATCCAATgtggtcttgaacacttccacgGATGGAGCATCCAAAACTTTGCTGGGcatgttttttaatattttattgaaaACATGAAcacaaaatagattttaaagtatccttttaaataaaattggTTGGCCACTTTCCATGTGTTGACCAAACCATTGAAGGATATATGAATGGTCTAGCTTGTAGATGCATTGTGGTGTTGATGATCGCCACTGTAACTCTGCAATTACTCAGTAAAGCTCATTTCTTATTTGTCTTAAAAACTCTTTGTATTTAGGTATGGGAAGAGAAATAATGTTGATTTGACCCAGGGAAGTTTTTTCTTAAAGGTGCATATTATCTCTTTTTATTTGGGTTCTCAAATGGTTATTAGGGAAAACTGTTAGAACACTGAGAATAAAAATGAATAAGCACACACTTGACATGAGCTGAGAGGTTTGTCTCGTGGCAACTGCTAGGACTAGTAAGGACTTCAGCACTGTAATTTTCACTTTCTGTTCAGAGAGCTGTGATGTTCTAGAGCTGTCTCAGGGGAAGCTCACCATTAGTCTTGATCTGCAACTTTTAGAAAAGCTAAAAACTACTTTCAGAATTTGTCTTGGAGTCTTGCCTTGACAGAAGAGTATATTTTAATGTCATCATACTCATAGCACTTTTTAGTAAGTGGACATTCAGCTACTCTACCTGGTAGAACCTTATGGGAGAAGTGGACTGGGGAGCAGCCTTTGTACTGTCTATGCTGCATTTCTAGCAGTAGTGCTGCTATTAAGCGCTATTAATAAACTCCCAGCTGTGTTCCCTGATGTGTAATCAAAAGCATATGGTAGATGATTGGCATCTGTGCAGATGTTTAGTTAGCTGGAATCTGCCAGATAAATAAAGCTCATCTTGAGCAGTAAATTGTGATTGCAATGCAGCACCCATTAAAAGAAAGTCACCAAAACTGCAAAGatgaaagttttaaaattgAGACTACATAGAGAGCTTCTGTTTCCTACCTTCATCTATTCATGCTTGTTTcttcttcccccttttcccacccACAACCACCCAGTGCAGCTGTTTGAGGAAGGACACTAGCCACCTCAGCTGCTTCATGTGAACTATGGTTCATCTGCAGTGGAGTTGTTCTCAGTGTGTTGAGATACTCAGACAGCATTTACAGAAGATGTGCTTGTTAGAATGATAGAATGGtatgggttggaagggacctttaaaatCCCCATGTCCAATccccctgcagtgagcagggacatcttcattTAGGACAGGTTGCCTAGAGCCCTGTTGAACCTAACCTTGAATGTTTCCTGATGTGTATGTGCACATCATCATAgtattttcctttgcttttctgcaACAGATCTTCAAGACAGGCCTGCCTCTTCATACGCAGAGGGAGCAAGACCAAAAGACAACTCATTAAGCACTTTGAGGCTGAATGCACCCATGAACCGCCAGTTGCCTTCTGATCATCAGCCATCTTTTTTCAACAGAGACTCTAACGTGAGCTCTTCAAGATCCAGCCATTCTTCAAGACAAAGGAGAAATGAATTGGAATCTCCCCACAGGAGTGTGCAGCCAGCATTTTCTCTTACTGCCATTAGAGATGAAACCCCTTCCTCAAGTGGTTCTGAAAGGATTTTATCTTCTCAGAGGTCACTGAATGAGTCTGCAGCTGACAGTGAAGGGAGGCGCACAACCAGACAGCTGCTGTCTCGTTTAGCATCTAGTATGTCATCCACATTTTTCTCTCGAAGGTCTAGCCAAGACCCATTGCATACAAGATCGTTAGGCCCTGAAGAGTCAACAGCGGTCCCAAGAGTTCAAGCTACTGCTCTGTCAAGTAGTAATGGAGCTGCAACTCCGGAGGTTCCAGGACTTCAGTCATCCGAAGCTTCTCAGGGGTTCAGTTTTCTTGGACGAAGATGGGGTTTATCAGGAGTTTCACAGAATCGCAGCTCTGATTCTGATGGGGAAAGTTACAGACCAGACACTGAAAGTAGGAGCACAGGATCCTGGTTGTCGTCCTCTTTGAGGAACAGATGTACACCTCTCTTTTCCagaagaagaagagaaggaagagatgaATCTGCAAGGATCTCTACCCCTGATACAGCTGCTAGATCACAACATGTCTTTAGAAGGAGAGGGTCAGGTGAGGAGACCTCTCTTGAAGCATCAGATAGCCCTCCTCGGGCTTCTGTTAGCAGACCAACGCCTTCAGTATCTGTTATTTCTACAGCTACTGCCTCCCCACCGGATTCAGCCTCCAGTGGAAGAGGTTCAGGAATTCTGCCTGCTTCTCTCTTTCGCTTTGCAGTGCCTCCAACATTAGGAAGCAGTCTGTCTGACAATCTTATGATAACTGTAGATATTATTCCCTCTGGCTGGAATCAGTCTGATGGACAAGAAAGTGGCAAGTCTAAAATACCACCTTCAAGAGATCCGGAAAGACtccagaaaataaaggaaaggtAAGTTAGTATGTTCTTTTGGAACAGTAAAATGTACCTGTTCTAACCTGAGAGGGCTTTCTGCAatcatgatttaaaaaaaacaactttcttttagaGGAGGTGGCAACTCAGTTGTATTCTCACTTTTGTCTTTAAAGAAACTTTTAATTCTCATGGGTTTGAGAACAGTTTGATAAGTGGAATTCTCATTATAAAAAGTCCTGTGTGAAATGTCACAGTGTTTGTTGGTATTCCATCCTATTCAGCCTACTTTTAGAAGATTCTGAAGATGAAGAGGGTGACATATGCAGAATCTGTCAGATGTCCTCTGCAAGTTCTGACAACCTTTTAATAGAGCCATGCAAATGCACTGGAAGTCTGCAGTATGTTCACCAGGAGTGCATGAAAAAATGGCTGCAGTCGAAGATAAATTCAGGTAAAGCAAACTCTAGACCAAGGTAGACTTCCAGTTACACAGGGAGGCTTATTGGAAGGATTGCACCTACTGGGGTATTTAGTTGAAAAGCGAGCAGTGGGGACAAACAGTAGTATGGCACTTCCAGGCTTTTTGTGTTCTGTGCAGCTTCTCATGTGAATAGTTCCAAGAACTGTATTTTTTGTTTAGAGAACtgcattttttggggttgtCTACTAAGATCTTGGACAAAAAATAATGTTGCAGAAGTCTAGCTTTAAAATTACTCTGCCACTTCAGTTGTACCACTTTGGGTGGCATTTGTTCCCCACTCTTCCTTATGGAAATGGTTGTGTTTTTTTCCAAGACTTCTATAGCTGAGCTAACTGTTAGCAGTGATAGGAATTTGAAAATCCAGAATTTATTTTGAATTGTAACTAAAGTAtgttaattttttcttaaagataTTAATGCCTATTCAAGGCACTTTAAAAATGCTTGTTCAAAAATTACTTAAAAGTGCGTATATAATTCTTTAAGAAACATTTCAGATATTGCATGctgtagaaatatttttgtaacaGATTGATTGACTGGTTTGTAACTGTTACAAAGTTATTATTAGCAGTATTCTTAAAAGTAGGTGGCTTGATAGAATACATGAAATACTTTATACCAAAGGAAGGTGCTAGTATCTGAAGtttttgctcagcaccagaggaTACACATCAGCGAAGGGATGTTTTAGAAGTCTCAGCCtgtagaagaaaaagaattagaATTATTTAGCTATATATGAAGACAGAAGTCCACTATCAACTTGCTTTGTTCATCTTGTTGCTTATGGAGGAGTCTGTTTTAAAACTGGTACTTAAGACAAAATGTTACTTAACAATAACTTTGTTGTGGTGTATTTATTCTTACTTTAGTGTGTATTTGAATTACACGGTAAAATTCAGAAAGCCCAAGAAGTGATTTTATGCCATACTTGCAGGAAGAAGCATATTAATGCCCAGAGTGAATGTGAGGCAAAATAGATGCAGCTGGATAGAGAATAAACATTCTACAGGGTTTAAATTCTGACAGTAGCAGATGTCACTACATTCCTATTAGAGGCTTGCTTTTCTTCTAACCTTGCTCTGCAAAATAAAGTCAAAAATTACGTAGAGTTTTTAATGTGTATATGAGTGTGTTGTTTGTTATAGACTGTTGAAACTTGACAGAGTTTTCCCCTTGCCCGCCACCCCACCAGGTTCTTCTTTGGAAGCAGTGACAACTTGTGAATTGTGCAAAGAGAAGTTGCATCTCAATCTGGAAGACTTTGACATTCATGAACTTTATAGGGCACATGCAAATGAACAAGTTAGTATATTTTACCTTATTTGGTAAGTGTTGCTTTAGCGCTGGGAGGGCAGTCTTTAGAGAAGCCAAATGCATCTCCATTTCAGAAGGGCTGTTATGCATATAAAGTAATGTTAATGTGGAACAGATTTTTCTCCTCAATATTCCAACTACCACTACCTTCCTGCTATGCTTCCTACAGCTGAGCTTTCAGTAAGTGTAACATATCTCTTTCCTGAGTTGCATATCTGTCATCTAGCTTTGTAATCCAGTGTCTGTGCCACATAGGTGCAGTGTGAGTTCTAGCATGATTATATTGAATTTCATACTCAGGCGTTGTTGTCACTTTTAGCTGTTTTTGAACACAGTTTAGCAGTTGTTttaaacataaaattaaaaatttatttcattagAGTGGTAGAAACTAACCTCTGTTCTAGCAGTTTTTAACTGCtccttttaataattttctaaCTTAAAAATAAAGGCCCATTGGTATAACTTTTGGTATTTAAAATAGAATATCTTAGACCTACTGGACTGTGTAGTATTTAAAAAAGAGTAAATAACTCAGAGCTGGTGTTTTTAATGAACTTAttcagaggggttttccctATTCTCTGGGTTGTAATCTGATGATATATGACGACTAATGCTATTATCCTATCTcgaatatttaaagaaaataccaAGTTGTAAGAATCCATGCCAAGTGACATCAATTTTGGGGCAAAACATTGGgctctattttttttattatttaaagtaAGTTCTTACCCTGGTACTCGAATTCCTATCAGTCGGGGAAGTCTCTGAAAAGTCTTTCTCAAGACATCTTGTTTTAGTGCTAGTGCTTATTGGTTACTGCCACTGCACTTTATTAGAAATaagaattttgattttttttttttcctaaagaattGACTAAATTATCTGTTCAGCagtagcatttttaaaatttttctcttATCTTAGCAGGTAAAGGAATTTCTCAAATATTTATAACATCATAACATTCTTAAAATATATTCCTCTATTTTGGCTTTCTGTAAAGCCTTGAGACCACAGAGAAGAAACCAGCAATACTGGTTTGATTTACCCAAGTGATCTAATACTCCGATTCGCACATTCTTTCCTCTGAACTAATCAGGCTGACAGATTTAATTTGTAGAACTCTATTTATCTTCAAGGATAACAGGTTAGATTTGGGGTGGATGGGAAGGACCAGAGGTATAAATAGCTTTTCAGCAACTTAAATTTTTTAGTATTACATTTTCCTAATTCTTTCGAACAACTACAGATAACTCTGTAatgatttcattaaaaatctaATTGTTGTTCTACTTGAATCACATATGCAGATGTATTGCTGACATTCTGAATGTTTCTTTTGATCTCCTTTAAGGCAGACTATGAATTTATCAGCTCTGGTCTCTACCTTGTAGTGTTGTTACACTTATGCGAGCAGCGCTTTTCTGATATGTTAGGAACTGCAAATGAGGCCAGCACACGTGTCAGAGTAAGTATGCAGTGATTTTCTGGCAGGAATTACTCATACAGAGAACTTGGAAGCAGATTGTTACGTTGGGTGACCTAGGAGCTAGATACCCAAGAAACAcacttttaaaacaaatttagGTTTAAAATGGGCTGTGCTTGTCAGTGTGCTGTGTTTGATTCGAAGCTGAAGGTACTACATAATTGCAGGTACTCTGCTACAGAATACTTTCTGTCAAAGTTGTTGGTAATTCATTAGTTAGCACACATTAGCACACAGCATACAGTTAGCATACATGTTGTCGTGATTATTGTGAATTTATGCAAAACTGGAAGGTTAACCTCTCTCTGTGCCAAACATGCAGTTAAGAATGCTGGACTACCtgatttgtttaatttttctcattatGCAAGTCTATATTGCAAAGGACTAGAACTTGTGCTTGTCTAGTGCACTAGACTAGTGCTTGTCTGCCAGAGTACACCTAAATGTGTACTTGAATATTAACATTCTGCAACAGCCTATAGCTGTAGTGTGAGTTCTCTGGCATTAGTCCAAACTCTTTATTGCCTTTGACTGCATTCTTGTTGCTCTAAAGGTCCAGCTTAGGGACATGTTAAGTACACCTTTAACCAGTAAGAGATCAGCATACAGAGTTCTTTCTGCACAGTGATTCACTCATAAATCCAGTTTGCTACATGTTTATTTGATACTAGATAATTAATCAGTGCTCTTAGTCAACTGAGCTCCTGAAAAGCCGgttatttttaggttttttttttcttacatacAAATGAGTGACAGTATTATACCTTTTCCAGTGCATATGGGAATGATTGACTGCTAGCAGGTAGTAGATCTTTGGAAGAGGCAGGACTGTGCTCTACCTAATCTTTTAATGTATTAGAGCAGTGCTCCTCTTTTCTGTACAGATCCAACGTAGAGCTTGTATTCCATGCTCCAGTTTCTGTGCTACAAGTGTAGAGATATAAAAGACACATGATAAAATTGCAGTCagcatccagcacagattgTTAGCTTGAGTGTATTGCAGAATATGTTTTTACTGGTTTCCCATCAGAGGAGGCATTACGTACTTCTGTGTGTGACACTGCATTTTAAA
Coding sequences within:
- the MARCHF7 gene encoding E3 ubiquitin-protein ligase MARCHF7 isoform X1 — protein: MESKPSRIPRRISVQASSSPVGSRTGNSLSGAYSTRESSWRLESGYQESSVLNSSSRDWRIGERDTRETPWKLTASSPTRYSGTLDHPHSGRFLGSRSRLSTSSSHFTSGCYGESERTQGAYPRLHSQQQDSDSKRPKLSCTSTSSVRSNGLAAFSDSSWRCSRIPRSSSVMLGSLGTDLVRERTQLERRTDLSVNNLLDPSYGNSDFSPSTYLQDRPASSYAEGARPKDNSLSTLRLNAPMNRQLPSDHQPSFFNRDSNVSSSRSSHSSRQRRNELESPHRSVQPAFSLTAIRDETPSSSGSERILSSQRSLNESAADSEGRRTTRQLLSRLASSMSSTFFSRRSSQDPLHTRSLGPEESTAVPRVQATALSSSNGAATPEVPGLQSSEASQGFSFLGRRWGLSGVSQNRSSDSDGESYRPDTESRSTGSWLSSSLRNRCTPLFSRRRREGRDESARISTPDTAARSQHVFRRRGSGEETSLEASDSPPRASVSRPTPSVSVISTATASPPDSASSGRGSGILPASLFRFAVPPTLGSSLSDNLMITVDIIPSGWNQSDGQESGKSKIPPSRDPERLQKIKESLLLEDSEDEEGDICRICQMSSASSDNLLIEPCKCTGSLQYVHQECMKKWLQSKINSGSSLEAVTTCELCKEKLHLNLEDFDIHELYRAHANEQADYEFISSGLYLVVLLHLCEQRFSDMLGTANEASTRVRLLKMTLKTDAGRTFILQETNRIAAEMLNWQEQHQHAFVLYLSLVKCALNITVVFEALLNSKSTAAQWSSVDLRTTQHVCGLDT
- the MARCHF7 gene encoding E3 ubiquitin-protein ligase MARCHF7 isoform X3, with translation MESKPSRIPRRISVQASSSPVGSRTGNSLSGAYSTRESSWRLESGYQESSVLNSSSRDWRIGERDTRETPWKLTASSPTRYSGTLDHPHSGRFLGSRSRLSTSSSHFTSGCYGESERTQGAYPRLHSQQQDSDSKRPKLSCTSTSSVRSNGLAAFSDSSWRCSRIPRSSSVMLGSLGTDLVRERTQLERRTDLSVNNLLDPSYGNSDFSPSTYLQDRPASSYAEGARPKDNSLSTLRLNAPMNRQLPSDHQPSFFNRDSNVSSSRSSHSSRQRRNELESPHRSVQPAFSLTAIRDETPSSSGSERILSSQRSLNESAADSEGRRTTRQLLSRLASSMSSTFFSRRSSQDPLHTRSLGPEESTAVPRVQATALSSSNGAATPEVPGLQSSEASQGFSFLGRRWGLSGVSQNRSSDSDGESYRPDTESRSTGSWLSSSLRNRCTPLFSRRRREGRDESARISTPDTAARSQHVFRRRGSGEETSLEASDSPPRASVSRPTPSVSVISTATASPPDSASSGRGSGILPASLFRFAVPPTLGSSLSDNLMITVDIIPSGWNQSDGQESGKSKIPPSRDPERLQKIKESLLLEDSEDEEGDICRICQMSSASSDNLLIEPCKCTGSLQYVHQECMKKWLQSKINSGSSLEAVTTCELCKEKLHLNLEDFDIHELYRAHANEQLLKMTLKTDAGRTFILQETNRIAAEMLNWQEQHQHAFVLYLSLVKCALNITVVFEALLNSKSTAAQWSSVDLRTTQHVCGLDT
- the MARCHF7 gene encoding E3 ubiquitin-protein ligase MARCHF7 isoform X2, which codes for MESKPSRIPRRISVQASSSPVGSRTGNSLSGAYSTRESSWRLESGYQESSVLNSSSRDWRIGERDTRETPWKLTASSPTRYSGTLDHPHSGRFLGSRSRLSTSSSHFTSGCYGESERTQGAYPRLHSQQQDSDSKRPKLSCTSTSSVRSNGLAAFSDSSWRCSRIPRSSSVMLGSLGTDLVRERTQLERRTDLSVNNLLDPSYGNSDFSPSTYLQDRPASSYAEGARPKDNSLSTLRLNAPMNRQLPSDHQPSFFNRDSNVSSSRSSHSSRQRRNELESPHRSVQPAFSLTAIRDETPSSSGSERILSSQRSLNESAADSEGRRTTRQLLSRLASSMSSTFFSRRSSQDPLHTRSLGPEESTAVPRVQATALSSSNGAATPEVPGLQSSEASQGFSFLGRRWGLSGVSQNRSSDSDGESYRPDTESRSTGSWLSSSLRNRCTPLFSRRRREGRDESARISTPDTAARSQHVFRRRGSATASPPDSASSGRGSGILPASLFRFAVPPTLGSSLSDNLMITVDIIPSGWNQSDGQESGKSKIPPSRDPERLQKIKESLLLEDSEDEEGDICRICQMSSASSDNLLIEPCKCTGSLQYVHQECMKKWLQSKINSGSSLEAVTTCELCKEKLHLNLEDFDIHELYRAHANEQADYEFISSGLYLVVLLHLCEQRFSDMLGTANEASTRVRLLKMTLKTDAGRTFILQETNRIAAEMLNWQEQHQHAFVLYLSLVKCALNITVVFEALLNSKSTAAQWSSVDLRTTQHVCGLDT
- the MARCHF7 gene encoding E3 ubiquitin-protein ligase MARCHF7 isoform X5; its protein translation is MESKPSRIPRRISVQASSSPVGSRTGNSLSGAYSTRESSWRLESGYQESSVLNSSSRDWRIGERDTRETPWKLTASSPTRYSGTLDHPHSGRFLGSRSRLSTSSSHFTSGCYGESERTQGAYPRLHSQQQDSDSKRPKLSCTSTSSVRSNGLAAFSDSSWRCSRIPRSSSVMLGSLGTDLVRERTQLERRTDLSVNNLLDPSYGNSDFSPSTYLQDRPASSYAEGARPKDNSLSTLRLNAPMNRQLPSDHQPSFFNRDSNVSSSRSSHSSRQRRNELESPHRSVQPAFSLTAIRDETPSSSGSERILSSQRSLNESAADSEGRRTTRQLLSRLASSMSSTFFSRRSSQDPLHTRSLGPEESTAVPRVQATALSSSNGAATPEVPGLQSSEASQGFSFLGRRWGLSGVSQNRSSDSDGESYRPDTESRSTGSWLSSSLRNRCTPLFSRRRREGRDESARISTPDTAARSQHVFRRRGSGEETSLEASDSPPRASVSRPTPSVSVISTATASPPDSASSGRGSGILPASLFRFAVPPTLGSSLSDNLMITVDIIPSGWNQSDGQESGKSKIPPSRDPERLQKIKESLLLEDSEDEEGDICRICQMSSASSDNLLIEPCKCTGSLQYVHQECMKKWLQSKINSGSSLEAVTTCELCKEKLHLNLEDFDIHELYRAHANEQADYEFISSGLYLVVLLHLCEQRFSDMLGTANEASTRVRFINLARTLQAHMEDIETSEDDSED